Proteins encoded together in one Planctomycetaceae bacterium window:
- a CDS encoding dihydrodipicolinate synthase family protein, whose product MSDTEFFSVPEILRSRRITGMSAVLLPLTSGGDPDWDAFEAHVHRTLDASLIPAVNMDTGYVNLLDDATKAEVLKRTGRIASGREFVAGTFVADRPGDPFNISAYARGIEQIRQAGGIPVIFQSHGLTEQNDDEIIAAYRSIGELCETFIAFELGTMFAPFGRIYSLDVYRGLLEINACVGAKHSSLQRVPEWQRLALRNQVRPDFRVLTGNDLAIDMVMYGSDYLLGLSSFAPDLFAKRDAMWACGDPAFHQLNDVLQYLGFFAFRNPVPAYKHSCAQFLHLRGMIRSDRTHPESPSRPDSDIPVLREILRQLEEL is encoded by the coding sequence ATGAGCGACACCGAGTTTTTTTCTGTTCCGGAAATCCTCCGAAGCCGACGAATCACCGGCATGTCGGCCGTGCTGCTGCCTTTGACCTCCGGCGGCGATCCGGACTGGGACGCCTTCGAAGCTCACGTGCACAGAACTCTGGATGCGTCGCTGATTCCCGCCGTCAACATGGACACGGGCTATGTCAATCTGCTCGACGACGCCACGAAGGCCGAAGTTCTGAAACGCACCGGACGGATAGCATCAGGTCGGGAGTTTGTCGCGGGCACGTTCGTCGCCGATCGTCCCGGCGATCCGTTCAACATCAGTGCCTATGCCCGCGGCATTGAACAGATTCGGCAGGCCGGCGGAATTCCCGTCATCTTTCAGTCCCACGGGCTGACGGAACAGAACGACGACGAAATCATCGCGGCCTATCGGTCGATCGGCGAACTCTGCGAAACGTTCATTGCGTTTGAACTGGGAACGATGTTCGCACCGTTCGGCAGGATTTATTCGCTGGACGTATATCGCGGACTGCTGGAAATCAATGCGTGCGTCGGAGCCAAGCATTCCTCTCTGCAGCGCGTGCCCGAATGGCAGCGTCTGGCTCTGCGAAACCAGGTGCGACCCGACTTCAGGGTCCTGACGGGAAATGACCTGGCGATCGATATGGTGATGTACGGCAGCGACTATCTGCTGGGACTCAGCAGCTTTGCGCCGGACCTGTTTGCGAAGCGAGACGCGATGTGGGCCTGCGGAGATCCGGCGTTTCACCAGTTGAACGATGTGTTGCAGTACCTTGGCTTCTTCGCGTTTCGAAATCCGGTTCCGGCTTACAAACATTCCTGCGCGCAATTTCTGCACCTGCGAGGAATGATCCGCAGCGACCGGACTCACCCGGAGTCGCCGTCGCGCCCCGACAGCGACATCCCCGTGCTGCGGGAGATTCTGCGGCAGTTGGAAGAGCTGTGA
- a CDS encoding DUF997 family protein, whose product MSDLTPEQLAEYEPDPIFVSSRREAKWILLMWIACLIWTMAICDTFGYPKAVNPDEFPLVLGIPMWVAVGIVFPWLVANAVTIWFCLAYMQDCDLQEPVSDENASKETA is encoded by the coding sequence GTGAGCGATCTCACCCCGGAACAACTTGCAGAGTACGAACCCGATCCGATCTTCGTCAGCAGCCGCCGCGAAGCGAAGTGGATTCTGCTGATGTGGATCGCCTGCCTGATCTGGACGATGGCCATTTGCGACACCTTCGGTTACCCGAAGGCTGTCAATCCGGATGAATTCCCGCTGGTACTGGGCATTCCCATGTGGGTTGCCGTGGGCATCGTGTTTCCGTGGCTTGTGGCGAACGCGGTCACGATCTGGTTCTGTCTGGCCTACATGCAGGACTGCGACCTGCAGGAACCCGTTTCGGACGAAAACGCGTCGAAGGAAACAGCATGA
- the tatC gene encoding twin-arginine translocase subunit TatC, translating into MARNRDLFDDTTMSFGEHLEVLRVHVWKSLIGVTIAVCVCLLFGDRIIGVLRKPITEALMQSEKPPELNDDVSNVNFLEFLKSLFSGKKNEEEESSGDDSDTIEPALAEDEVVVQIPVNSLLKALRSAVPELIPEPASDAGTGTDAAAGSPPANGTSETAPVQTPTVPLIIKAPEFAQFRRTSERFNQPVTFKVEEAFMAYVKVSVIAGFVLASPWVFYQIWLFVAAGLYPHERKYVHIYLPMSLGLFITGALFCFHFVFPLVLGFLISFNDWIGTTLQPRLSEYISLALMLPLMFGISFQLPLAMLFLDRLGIFSVEGYRTNRRMAILVIAVLSMILTPADPTSMLLMMFPLIILYEAGIHLCRFQLTGDRDPLK; encoded by the coding sequence ATGGCCCGCAACCGAGATCTCTTCGACGATACCACGATGTCGTTCGGCGAACACCTGGAAGTGTTGCGCGTTCACGTCTGGAAGTCGCTGATCGGTGTCACAATTGCGGTCTGTGTCTGCCTGCTGTTCGGCGATCGAATCATCGGAGTGCTGCGCAAGCCGATCACCGAAGCGCTGATGCAGAGTGAAAAGCCGCCGGAACTAAACGACGATGTCTCCAATGTGAACTTCCTGGAATTCCTGAAGAGCCTCTTTTCGGGGAAGAAGAACGAGGAGGAGGAGTCTTCCGGCGACGACTCCGACACGATCGAACCAGCTCTGGCGGAAGATGAAGTCGTCGTCCAGATTCCGGTCAACAGTCTGCTGAAGGCACTTCGCTCCGCAGTACCGGAACTGATTCCGGAACCGGCGAGCGACGCGGGCACCGGAACCGACGCGGCTGCGGGATCGCCGCCGGCGAACGGCACATCGGAGACTGCTCCGGTTCAGACTCCGACAGTCCCGCTGATCATCAAAGCTCCGGAATTCGCCCAGTTCCGTCGCACCAGCGAACGCTTCAATCAGCCTGTCACGTTCAAGGTCGAAGAAGCGTTTATGGCGTACGTGAAGGTGAGCGTGATCGCAGGATTCGTGCTGGCGTCTCCGTGGGTCTTTTATCAAATCTGGCTGTTTGTGGCCGCCGGCCTGTATCCGCACGAACGCAAGTACGTACACATCTATCTGCCCATGAGCCTTGGGCTGTTCATCACCGGGGCTCTGTTCTGCTTTCACTTCGTGTTTCCGCTCGTGCTTGGTTTTCTGATCAGTTTCAACGACTGGATCGGAACGACACTGCAGCCGCGGCTGTCGGAGTACATCAGCCTCGCTTTGATGCTGCCCCTGATGTTCGGAATCAGTTTCCAGTTGCCGCTGGCCATGCTGTTTCTGGATCGGCTGGGGATCTTTTCGGTTGAGGGCTACAGGACCAACCGTCGCATGGCGATCCTGGTGATTGCCGTACTGTCGATGATTCTCACGCCCGCCGATCCGACCAGCATGCTGCTGATGATGTTTCCGCTGATCATTCTGTACGAAGCGGGAATTCATCTGTGCCGCTTCCAGCTCACCGGCGACCGCGACCCTCTGAAGTGA
- the ilvE gene encoding branched-chain-amino-acid transaminase, with product MSRQVYISGRLVPAEQAVVSVFDHGLLYGDGVFEGIRVYGRRVFLLREHIERLYESALAIRLQIPMSPEEMTKAVEDTVAANDIDDGYVRLVVTRGAGTLGLDIRRTSDPRVIIIADTISLYPQEIYDNGMALITASTIRNHSAALSPRIKSLNYLNNIMAKIEGTDAGTVEALMLNAQGEVAECTGDNIFIVKQGVLKTPPPEAGILEGITRNAVIKLAREAGLEVRETPLLRHDIFVADECFLTGTAAEVIAVVSLDGRTIGDGRPGPVTQDLLERFRQLTRAT from the coding sequence ATGTCACGTCAGGTTTACATTTCCGGTCGGCTGGTTCCCGCTGAGCAGGCGGTGGTCAGCGTGTTCGACCACGGCCTGCTGTACGGAGACGGCGTTTTCGAGGGAATCCGGGTTTACGGCCGGCGCGTGTTTCTGCTGCGGGAACACATCGAGCGCCTTTACGAAAGTGCTCTGGCCATTCGGTTGCAGATACCCATGTCGCCGGAAGAAATGACGAAAGCGGTCGAAGACACGGTCGCGGCGAACGACATCGACGACGGCTACGTCCGGCTTGTCGTCACTCGCGGCGCGGGAACTCTGGGGCTGGATATTCGCCGGACCAGCGATCCGCGCGTGATCATCATCGCGGATACCATTTCCCTGTATCCGCAGGAAATCTACGACAACGGCATGGCTCTGATTACGGCCAGCACGATTCGAAATCACTCCGCTGCGCTCAGTCCGCGAATCAAGTCGCTGAATTATCTCAACAACATCATGGCCAAGATCGAAGGCACGGACGCCGGGACCGTCGAAGCGCTGATGCTGAACGCTCAGGGCGAAGTGGCCGAATGCACGGGCGACAACATCTTCATCGTCAAGCAGGGAGTGCTGAAGACTCCGCCGCCCGAAGCCGGAATCCTGGAAGGAATCACTCGCAACGCCGTCATAAAACTGGCTCGCGAAGCCGGCCTGGAAGTTCGCGAGACACCGCTGCTGAGACACGACATCTTTGTTGCCGACGAGTGTTTTCTGACGGGAACCGCAGCGGAAGTCATCGCCGTGGTCAGTCTGGATGGTCGCACGATCGGCGATGGCAGGCCCGGACCGGTAACTCAGGATCTGCTGGAGCGGTTCCGTCAACTGACCCGCGCGACGTAA
- a CDS encoding DinB family protein, producing the protein MSAASDADADWPAILKAEWIHLLNQSLARIRHCVAQLDESQLWWRPAEDLNSVGNLLLHVTGNLQQWAVDGILRRSSQRQRQQEFLADGTHSGEQLLHELRRVVAAAVSVISETGVAELSADRSIQGFQTTVLGALMHTVSHLVGHTHQIVLLTRMQLGTGYRYHWTPEMPRTGVPL; encoded by the coding sequence GTGTCCGCCGCTTCTGATGCCGATGCTGACTGGCCTGCGATTCTAAAGGCGGAGTGGATTCATCTGCTGAATCAGTCGCTCGCCCGCATCCGGCACTGTGTCGCCCAACTGGACGAATCGCAGCTCTGGTGGCGACCCGCCGAAGACCTGAATTCCGTGGGAAACCTGCTGCTTCACGTGACCGGCAATCTTCAGCAATGGGCCGTTGACGGAATTCTGCGGCGGTCGAGTCAGCGACAGCGGCAGCAGGAATTTCTCGCCGACGGGACGCATTCGGGCGAACAACTGCTGCACGAACTGCGTCGTGTTGTTGCGGCTGCCGTTTCGGTCATTTCAGAAACCGGCGTCGCGGAACTGTCAGCCGACAGATCGATTCAGGGCTTTCAGACAACGGTTCTGGGCGCGCTGATGCACACGGTGTCGCACCTTGTCGGACATACTCACCAAATTGTCCTGCTGACACGGATGCAGCTTGGCACCGGTTACCGATATCATTGGACGCCTGAAATGCCGCGGACGGGTGTTCCGCTTTAA
- a CDS encoding NADH-quinone oxidoreductase subunit D — MSLTIEDPRIVEFDVQTDEMLVNMGPQHPSTHGVLRLLLRTDGEIVHECTPHIGYLHRSAEKIGENLAPPQWIPYTDRMDYLAAMNMNLGFALAVEKLIGMEVSPKAMHLRVLIAELSRIASHLVGMGAYGLDLGTFSPFLYAFREREIILDFFEEICGARLTCSYLTVGGATHDLPEEIEMPEGLAALTKSRRGERLPLLEAVELFLQWLEKRIREYHTLLTRNAIFISRTAGIGLLSPEMAVSYGCTGPVLRGSGVNFDLRRDGEPIYTRMYEGYDFEIPVAPFRDAPREVVTGDNWCRFYVRMLEVVQAIRLVRQAIPKYQSAEGSHREPFKMNTKLPKDEVYLETECPRGQMGFYVVGNGNAEPLRARAKSSCFCNLSVTDKLCEGVPLADVPAVVGSLDIVMGEIDR, encoded by the coding sequence GTGAGCCTGACAATCGAAGATCCCCGCATCGTTGAATTCGACGTGCAGACGGACGAAATGCTGGTCAACATGGGGCCGCAGCATCCCAGCACGCACGGAGTGCTGCGACTGCTTCTGCGAACCGACGGCGAAATCGTTCACGAATGCACGCCACATATCGGTTACCTGCATCGCAGTGCCGAAAAGATCGGCGAGAACCTCGCGCCGCCGCAGTGGATTCCCTACACGGACCGCATGGATTACCTGGCGGCCATGAACATGAACCTCGGGTTCGCGCTGGCTGTGGAAAAGCTGATCGGGATGGAAGTCAGCCCGAAGGCAATGCACCTGCGAGTGCTGATCGCGGAACTGAGCCGCATCGCCAGCCATCTGGTCGGGATGGGAGCCTACGGTCTGGACCTGGGAACATTCAGCCCGTTCCTGTACGCATTCCGCGAACGCGAGATCATTCTGGACTTCTTCGAAGAAATCTGCGGCGCTCGTCTGACCTGCAGTTATCTCACGGTCGGCGGCGCGACGCATGACCTTCCGGAAGAAATCGAAATGCCCGAAGGCCTGGCGGCACTGACGAAAAGCCGGCGAGGAGAACGACTGCCGCTTCTGGAAGCCGTGGAGTTGTTTCTGCAATGGCTGGAAAAACGCATTCGGGAATATCACACCCTGTTGACTCGCAACGCCATCTTCATCAGCCGCACGGCCGGGATTGGATTGCTGTCGCCGGAGATGGCGGTCAGCTACGGCTGCACCGGACCAGTTCTTCGCGGCAGCGGAGTCAATTTCGACCTGCGCCGCGACGGCGAACCGATCTATACCCGCATGTATGAAGGCTATGACTTTGAAATTCCCGTGGCGCCGTTCCGCGACGCTCCCCGCGAAGTCGTGACGGGTGACAACTGGTGCCGCTTCTATGTTCGCATGCTGGAAGTCGTGCAGGCCATTCGTCTGGTGCGTCAGGCGATTCCAAAATATCAGTCGGCAGAAGGCAGCCATCGCGAACCGTTCAAGATGAACACGAAGCTTCCAAAGGACGAGGTCTATCTGGAAACCGAATGCCCGCGCGGGCAGATGGGGTTCTATGTCGTCGGAAACGGAAACGCGGAACCGCTTCGAGCCCGTGCGAAAAGTTCGTGCTTCTGCAACCTGTCCGTCACGGACAAGCTGTGCGAAGGCGTTCCGCTGGCGGACGTCCCGGCCGTCGTCGGCTCGCTGGATATCGTCATGGGCGAGATTGATCGCTGA
- a CDS encoding NADH-quinone oxidoreductase subunit C, whose product MTIEEIHSILLEKFGESVVGSAPKAAIDPWIEVAAGSIVDVALFVRDDQRLRFNHLNDLCGVDYLEPDEKKAAKFGHEPHVEVVYQLSSLELRQRLKLKVILPRWENDKPGSLPEVPSVSSVWGIANWHEREAYDLVGIRFTGHPNFRRILCPEDWTGHALRKDYQFPLEYHGVRGR is encoded by the coding sequence ATGACCATCGAAGAGATCCATTCCATCCTGCTTGAGAAGTTCGGTGAGTCCGTTGTCGGGTCCGCACCGAAGGCCGCCATCGATCCGTGGATCGAAGTGGCCGCCGGCTCCATTGTCGACGTCGCATTATTCGTCCGTGATGATCAGCGGCTGCGTTTCAACCACCTGAATGACCTGTGTGGCGTCGACTATCTGGAACCCGATGAAAAGAAAGCCGCGAAGTTCGGGCATGAGCCTCATGTCGAAGTTGTCTATCAGCTTTCCAGCCTGGAACTGCGGCAGCGTTTGAAACTGAAGGTCATCCTGCCTCGCTGGGAAAATGACAAACCCGGCAGTCTTCCCGAAGTTCCTTCCGTCAGTTCCGTGTGGGGCATCGCAAACTGGCACGAAAGAGAAGCCTACGACCTGGTGGGAATTCGATTCACGGGCCATCCCAACTTTCGCCGAATTCTCTGCCCGGAAGACTGGACGGGCCACGCCTTGCGGAAGGACTATCAATTCCCGCTCGAATACCACGGGGTTCGCGGTCGTTAA
- a CDS encoding NADH-quinone oxidoreductase subunit A has protein sequence MPAFSWDRGLEMTNLVGHLLLFGGAVVVLLLVPLVIGRFVRPKLPTPEKDAIYECGEPAIGSSYIQFDLRFYVVALLFIVFDVEVAFFFPWASVYGSTMQLADSKLSDTARQELSARLLNVDVAHLDSANVITPEVATNLGLMGFVDILVFFGVLLVGFAYVWKRGDLDWIRALSKKSQQAPDQTAM, from the coding sequence TTGCCCGCATTCAGTTGGGACCGGGGACTTGAGATGACGAATCTGGTGGGTCATTTGCTGTTGTTCGGCGGGGCGGTCGTTGTGCTGCTTCTGGTCCCGCTGGTCATCGGACGCTTTGTTCGTCCCAAACTGCCGACGCCGGAAAAGGACGCGATCTATGAATGCGGCGAACCCGCCATCGGGTCCAGCTACATTCAATTCGACCTGCGATTCTATGTGGTGGCTTTGCTGTTCATTGTCTTCGACGTGGAAGTCGCCTTCTTCTTTCCCTGGGCGTCGGTGTACGGCAGCACAATGCAGCTTGCCGACTCAAAGCTTAGCGATACCGCTCGCCAGGAACTCAGTGCCCGCCTGCTGAACGTCGACGTCGCTCACCTGGATTCCGCGAACGTCATCACGCCGGAAGTCGCGACAAATCTCGGACTAATGGGGTTTGTTGACATTCTGGTGTTCTTCGGAGTGCTGCTGGTCGGATTTGCCTACGTCTGGAAACGCGGCGACCTGGACTGGATTCGAGCACTGTCGAAGAAGTCTCAACAGGCCCCCGATCAGACGGCCATGTGA
- a CDS encoding DUF2203 family protein, protein MTAEDIILTVQQVNQRLPLVRAIVRDVVGLKADVVERQSRLQELRDLHPVSESEQTPWAEEVTAMQDGLAEDELRLIVFESELEDVGGILADARVGLVEFASEIDGRSVVLSWLPGESEVSYWRELSDAITERRPLLQGVADMTVQEFRAET, encoded by the coding sequence ATGACGGCAGAAGACATCATCCTGACGGTGCAGCAGGTCAATCAGCGGCTGCCGCTGGTTCGGGCGATTGTCCGTGATGTCGTCGGGTTGAAAGCGGATGTCGTCGAACGTCAGTCTCGGCTGCAGGAATTGCGAGACCTTCATCCGGTGTCGGAGTCCGAACAGACTCCCTGGGCCGAGGAAGTCACCGCCATGCAGGACGGACTTGCGGAGGACGAGCTTCGGCTGATCGTGTTCGAATCGGAACTGGAAGACGTCGGAGGCATCCTTGCGGACGCACGTGTCGGTCTGGTGGAATTTGCCTCCGAAATCGACGGGCGGTCTGTTGTGTTAAGCTGGCTGCCTGGCGAATCGGAAGTGTCGTATTGGCGGGAACTGTCAGACGCAATCACCGAACGCAGGCCGCTGCTTCAGGGTGTTGCCGACATGACAGTGCAGGAGTTCCGGGCAGAAACATGA
- a CDS encoding 4Fe-4S binding protein encodes MLTWFRNVWTAVSTVLYGMWVTLFTMGKTYNRQTFTQVYEYPEVPLKVKPRYRGFHRYDLTTCIGCDKCAQACPVDCIYIDKEKTPVGKGFRLNGFAIDYTKCMFCALCVEPCPVDCIFMGSNHDLSCYSRDGCIVDYAKLPLETAWGSATLNPTAVAESKVLHQPVWVKGEESPYEFAGAS; translated from the coding sequence ATGTTAACCTGGTTTCGAAACGTCTGGACGGCAGTTTCCACAGTCCTGTATGGGATGTGGGTGACGCTGTTCACGATGGGAAAGACCTATAACCGGCAGACGTTTACTCAGGTCTACGAATATCCCGAAGTCCCGCTGAAGGTAAAGCCGCGGTATCGCGGATTTCATCGCTACGACCTGACGACCTGCATCGGCTGCGACAAGTGTGCTCAGGCCTGCCCCGTCGACTGTATCTACATCGACAAGGAGAAGACTCCCGTCGGCAAGGGCTTTCGCCTGAACGGGTTTGCGATCGACTACACGAAGTGCATGTTCTGCGCATTGTGCGTCGAGCCATGTCCGGTTGACTGCATCTTCATGGGATCGAACCACGACCTGAGCTGCTACAGTCGCGACGGCTGCATTGTCGATTACGCGAAGCTGCCTCTGGAAACCGCCTGGGGAAGCGCGACTCTGAATCCCACCGCCGTGGCCGAATCCAAGGTGCTGCACCAGCCGGTCTGGGTGAAGGGCGAAGAAAGTCCGTACGAATTCGCAGGAGCTTCGTGA
- a CDS encoding NAD(P)/FAD-dependent oxidoreductase has translation MRYDTLIIGAGMSGLSAGVRLAYFEKKVCILERHTTIGGLNSFYRLRNRNYDVGLHAITNFARPGSKTGPLSKLLRQLRMKWDDFDLRPQLQSSIVFPGCRLKFTNDFELLLSQVCGVFPKQIDGFRKLLRRIDDHDALNLDRKAQSARAVVGEHLSDPLLIDMLFCPLMFYGSATPHDMDFNQFVIMFKSIFYEGFGRPFDGIRLILKRLVRHFKALGGTLKLRAGVREIIQRNGRAAAVVLDDGSEIEADNILSSAGAAETMRLVDPSRPAARAVPGDISFVESISVLDTEPASLGHRDTIIFYSDSLPFRYERPSDPVDLRSGIICSPNNFDYSRPLEDGRVRITALAEPDYWIHLPEEEYRQQKVRWNHRIIESALAHIPDFRPHVVDTDVFTPRTIRRFTGHLNGCVYGAPEKFVNGLTPVRNLYLCGTDQGFLGIVGAMLSGITIANRYLLK, from the coding sequence GTGAGATACGACACCCTGATAATCGGTGCGGGCATGTCGGGCCTGTCGGCCGGAGTTCGGCTTGCGTATTTCGAAAAGAAGGTGTGCATTCTTGAACGGCACACAACCATCGGTGGTCTGAATTCGTTTTACCGCCTGAGAAATCGCAACTACGACGTCGGCCTGCACGCGATCACAAATTTCGCGCGGCCGGGCAGCAAGACCGGCCCGCTCAGCAAACTGCTGCGGCAACTGCGGATGAAATGGGACGACTTCGACCTGCGGCCGCAACTGCAGTCGTCGATCGTGTTTCCGGGCTGCCGACTGAAGTTCACAAACGACTTCGAACTGTTGTTGTCTCAGGTCTGCGGCGTCTTTCCGAAGCAGATCGATGGCTTCCGCAAACTGCTGCGGCGAATTGACGACCACGATGCGCTGAATCTGGATCGAAAGGCTCAATCGGCCCGCGCTGTCGTCGGCGAACATCTGAGCGATCCTCTGCTGATTGACATGCTGTTTTGTCCGCTGATGTTTTACGGCAGCGCCACGCCGCACGACATGGACTTCAATCAGTTCGTCATCATGTTCAAAAGCATCTTCTATGAGGGCTTCGGACGGCCGTTTGACGGAATTCGCCTGATCCTGAAACGGCTGGTGCGGCACTTCAAGGCTCTGGGCGGAACCCTGAAGCTGCGGGCGGGTGTCAGGGAGATCATCCAGCGAAACGGCCGTGCCGCTGCCGTCGTGCTCGACGATGGAAGCGAGATTGAAGCCGACAACATCCTGTCGTCCGCCGGCGCCGCGGAAACGATGAGACTGGTTGATCCGAGCCGCCCCGCGGCTCGCGCTGTTCCGGGAGACATCTCGTTTGTGGAATCGATTTCCGTGCTGGATACGGAACCGGCTTCGCTGGGACACCGCGACACGATCATCTTCTACAGCGATTCGCTGCCGTTCCGCTACGAACGGCCGAGTGACCCCGTCGATCTTCGCAGCGGTATTATCTGTTCGCCGAATAATTTCGACTATTCCCGGCCGCTGGAAGACGGGCGAGTTCGCATCACCGCTCTGGCCGAACCCGACTACTGGATTCACCTGCCGGAGGAGGAATACCGTCAGCAGAAGGTCCGGTGGAATCACCGGATCATCGAAAGCGCACTGGCGCACATTCCCGATTTTCGACCACACGTCGTCGACACGGACGTGTTCACGCCCCGGACCATTCGTCGATTCACCGGACATCTGAACGGCTGCGTCTACGGCGCGCCGGAAAAGTTCGTCAACGGTCTGACTCCCGTCCGCAATCTTTACCTGTGCGGAACCGATCAGGGATTCCTGGGAATTGTGGGAGCCATGCTGTCAGGAATCACGATCGCCAACCGGTATCTGCTGAAGTAA
- a CDS encoding acyl carrier protein: MTGEEIREVVLEILERIAPDEDLTDLNDEVAFREQMELDSMDFLDIVMELRKAYRVQIPEEDYTHLATMHSTVSYLRPKLKDVPVAS, encoded by the coding sequence ATGACGGGTGAGGAGATCCGAGAGGTCGTTCTGGAAATCCTGGAACGAATTGCTCCCGACGAAGATCTGACCGATCTGAATGACGAAGTTGCGTTCCGCGAACAAATGGAACTCGACAGCATGGACTTCCTGGACATCGTGATGGAGCTGCGAAAGGCGTATCGCGTTCAGATTCCGGAAGAGGACTATACTCATCTGGCAACAATGCACAGCACCGTGTCGTATCTGCGGCCGAAGCTCAAGGATGTTCCTGTGGCAAGCTGA
- a CDS encoding beta-ketoacyl-[acyl-carrier-protein] synthase family protein, with protein sequence MSDSDRIVITGIGLTAPNGNSPGEFRRSLLEGRSGVVDYTTRYMGPVLAGVCDFDELRYQKRRDVRRGTRAGSIAIYCSNEAVRDSGLDWDNVARDRVGVYLGITEHGNVETENEIYEISQFGYDTKVWSHHHNPRTVANNPAGEVTLNLKITGPHLTVGAACAAGNAGFIQAAQMLRLGEVDLAIAGGVSESIHTFGIFASFQSQGALARHDDPAKACRPFDVDRNGIVVAEGGGICTVERLPDALARGAKIHAEIIGWAMNSDASDFVLPNRTRQAECVRLALLRAGISAADVDIVSSHATATEQGDIEEANALREVLTGSNAVVNNTKSFIGHAMGAAGALELLGNLPSFDDGIAHATINLDQIDTRCDLPNLVANQPRDLGKVTCILNNSFGMLGINSVLIVRRFD encoded by the coding sequence TTGTCCGATTCTGACCGCATCGTCATCACCGGCATCGGCCTGACAGCTCCCAACGGAAATTCTCCGGGTGAGTTTCGGCGCAGCCTGCTGGAAGGCCGGTCCGGCGTTGTGGACTACACGACGCGATACATGGGCCCGGTCCTGGCGGGCGTCTGCGATTTCGACGAGCTGCGGTATCAGAAACGCCGGGACGTGCGCCGCGGAACTCGAGCCGGTTCGATCGCGATCTATTGCAGCAACGAAGCCGTTCGGGATTCCGGGCTGGACTGGGACAATGTCGCTCGTGACCGAGTCGGCGTGTACCTGGGAATCACCGAACACGGCAATGTCGAGACAGAGAACGAGATCTATGAAATCTCGCAGTTTGGCTACGACACGAAGGTCTGGTCGCATCACCACAATCCTCGCACCGTCGCCAACAATCCGGCGGGCGAAGTCACTCTGAACCTGAAAATCACCGGCCCGCACCTGACCGTCGGAGCCGCGTGTGCCGCCGGGAACGCCGGCTTTATTCAGGCGGCTCAGATGCTGCGGCTGGGTGAGGTCGACCTGGCAATCGCCGGAGGTGTTTCCGAAAGCATTCATACGTTCGGCATCTTTGCCAGCTTTCAGAGCCAGGGAGCTCTGGCGCGGCATGACGACCCCGCGAAAGCCTGCCGCCCGTTTGATGTCGATCGAAACGGCATTGTCGTGGCCGAAGGAGGCGGCATTTGCACGGTGGAAAGGCTGCCCGACGCGCTGGCGCGCGGCGCGAAAATTCATGCCGAAATCATCGGCTGGGCCATGAATTCCGATGCCTCCGACTTCGTCCTGCCCAATCGGACCCGGCAGGCGGAATGCGTCCGGCTGGCTCTGTTGCGAGCCGGCATTTCCGCCGCCGACGTTGACATCGTCAGCAGCCACGCGACCGCGACAGAACAGGGTGACATCGAAGAAGCAAACGCTTTGAGAGAGGTTCTGACGGGAAGCAACGCGGTGGTCAACAACACCAAAAGCTTCATCGGCCATGCCATGGGAGCAGCCGGGGCACTGGAATTGCTGGGCAATCTGCCTTCGTTTGACGATGGTATCGCCCACGCTACAATCAACCTCGACCAGATCGATACACGCTGCGACCTGCCGAATCTTGTGGCCAATCAGCCACGGGATCTGGGAAAAGTGACGTGTATTCTGAATAACTCGTTTGGCATGCTGGGGATCAACTCCGTGCTGATCGTCCGCAGATTCGACTAA